Genomic DNA from Pseudomonas helmanticensis:
AGCACCGCGCTGGCCGAGGAAGTCGCGTTGGCGATTGCCTACAACGGCATCAGTCAGGCAGTGATGCTGGTGACGCCGACCGACCTTGAAGACTTCATCGTCGGCTTCAGCCTCGGCAGCGGCATCATCATCGACGCCACCGACATTTATGACCTGCAATTGACTGGCGCCGGTTCTGCGCAATACGCGCAAGTGACCATCGCCAATCGCGCCTTCTGGAACCTCAAGCAGCAGCGCCGGCAATTGGCGGGCACCAGCGGTTGCGGACTGTGCGGTGTTGAAGCGGTCGAGCAGGCCTTGCCTGATCTGAAAGTCCTGGCCGGTGCGCCGTTGCCACCGATCGCATGGCTCGACGGCCTGCGCCAGCGCATCAGTGCGTTTCAACCTTTAGGCCAGTACTGCGGCGCGGTACACGCCGCCGTGTTCATGGATGCCAGCGGCGAGTTGCTGCTCGGGCGCGAAGACATTGGCCGGCACAACGCCCTCGACAAACTGATCGGCGGGCTGATCCGGCAAAAGATATCCACAGAGGGCGGACTGGCGATTGTCACCAGCCGTTGCAGTCTCGAATTGATCCAGAAAGTCTTGCGCGCCGGCATCCAGACCCTGGTCAGCCTGTCTGCGCCCACGGGCCTTGCCGTGCAATGGGCCCGTCGACACAACCTCAATCTCATCCACCTGCCGCAGAAAAGTGCGCCGCGGGTGTATAGCCCCGCGATGGAGAATCAAGCGTGAGCCAACATCATCAAGCCGACCAGAAACCTGTCCCGCGCTACAAGCCTTACAAAGGCGCCGCCGGCGGCTGGGGTGCCCTGATCAGTGTGGCCCAGGCCTGGTTGACCAGCGACAACGCCCTGAAAAACCTGCGCATGATGCTCAAGACCAACCAGAACGGCGGCTTCGACTGCCCGGGTTGCGCGTGGGGCGATTCGCCGGAAAGCGGCATGGTCAAGTTCTGCGAGAACGGCGCGAAAGCGGTGAACTGGGAGGCGACCAAGCGTCGCGTCGATGCCAAGTTCTTCGCCAAGCACAGCGTGACCTCGCTGCTGGAGCAGAGCGACTACTGGCTGGAATATCAGGGTCGCCTGACCGAGCCGATGGTCTACGACGCCGAAACCGATCGCTACAA
This window encodes:
- the fdhD gene encoding formate dehydrogenase accessory sulfurtransferase FdhD, with protein sequence MNAKRPACAAPALETPAPAASQTYSYSDLPREESASTALAEEVALAIAYNGISQAVMLVTPTDLEDFIVGFSLGSGIIIDATDIYDLQLTGAGSAQYAQVTIANRAFWNLKQQRRQLAGTSGCGLCGVEAVEQALPDLKVLAGAPLPPIAWLDGLRQRISAFQPLGQYCGAVHAAVFMDASGELLLGREDIGRHNALDKLIGGLIRQKISTEGGLAIVTSRCSLELIQKVLRAGIQTLVSLSAPTGLAVQWARRHNLNLIHLPQKSAPRVYSPAMENQA